The Akkermansia muciniphila genome contains a region encoding:
- a CDS encoding L,D-transpeptidase family protein, producing MKLSLFHLLVPCLCVPVLFSSCGTTGGDASLSSSSSVPVEELTGYFEETGTIPGHLLKWEDDPSLPGKLLVVVDKKKQMMYVYRGTHRIGYGPISSGRSPGMTPAGYFRISSKDADHHSYYGAFINAAGEQRDGDIRKDAARPGERFEAAKMPYFMRVNGAVGIHEGYLPGRPSSHGCIRIPHLIARNLFEVAPVGTRVIVRDGSWSIHELQKKPSGIFRTVHRPSPARAGANSSSSGKKELVESEASVGKDAATVPSVEEREIMPLPSSGADAVNPSSTNGLEGLE from the coding sequence ATGAAGTTATCCCTTTTCCATTTGCTGGTTCCCTGCCTGTGCGTGCCCGTTCTGTTTTCTTCCTGCGGCACGACGGGCGGGGATGCCTCCCTGTCCTCCTCGTCCAGCGTTCCGGTGGAGGAACTGACCGGGTATTTTGAGGAAACGGGAACCATTCCGGGGCATCTGCTCAAGTGGGAGGATGACCCTTCACTGCCCGGAAAGCTGCTGGTTGTGGTGGATAAGAAAAAGCAGATGATGTACGTGTACCGTGGAACGCACCGCATTGGGTACGGCCCCATCAGTTCCGGCAGGAGCCCGGGCATGACGCCTGCGGGCTACTTCCGGATTTCCTCCAAGGACGCGGACCACCATTCCTATTACGGCGCTTTCATCAATGCCGCCGGAGAGCAGCGGGACGGGGATATACGGAAGGACGCCGCGCGTCCCGGAGAACGGTTTGAAGCGGCCAAGATGCCCTATTTCATGAGGGTGAACGGGGCTGTGGGCATTCATGAAGGTTACCTGCCCGGGCGCCCGTCCTCCCATGGCTGCATCCGCATCCCCCACCTGATTGCAAGGAATCTGTTTGAAGTGGCTCCCGTGGGAACCCGCGTGATTGTCCGGGACGGGAGCTGGAGCATTCATGAACTTCAGAAAAAGCCGTCCGGCATTTTCAGGACGGTGCACAGGCCGTCCCCTGCCCGGGCTGGCGCAAATTCCTCTTCCTCCGGGAAGAAGGAGCTTGTAGAGTCGGAGGCATCCGTGGGGAAGGATGCCGCGACCGTGCCGTCTGTTGAAGAACGGGAGATCATGCCGCTGCCTTCTTCCGGCGCGGATGCCGTGAACCCCTCTTCAACCAATGGCCTCGAAGGACTGGAATAA
- the truA gene encoding tRNA pseudouridine(38-40) synthase TruA: MPRIRFTAAYDGRPYLGWQSQPGGRTVQDVLERAFSALFGSPVRIHGSGRTDAGVHALGQVFHVDAPDTHRIPADKWPTALNTRLPHTIRVMHAEYAAPGFHARFSAAGKTYRYCISRARILSPFDAGLAWHRPLAWSVETLEQAVLLFTGTHDFRAFAALRGNEPRPIPEDHFRRTITQAQVEQKGDHVFITFTGTGFLYKMVRLMAGAAHEAARGKITLDELARLINSPRPQDKSPFCAPPDGLTLMRVHYPAEPQENRPE; encoded by the coding sequence ATGCCCCGCATCCGTTTCACCGCCGCGTACGATGGACGCCCGTACCTGGGCTGGCAGAGCCAGCCGGGGGGCCGTACCGTACAGGATGTCCTGGAACGCGCCTTTTCCGCCCTCTTCGGCTCTCCAGTCCGCATCCACGGTTCCGGCAGGACGGATGCCGGCGTGCATGCCCTGGGCCAGGTTTTTCATGTGGACGCGCCGGATACCCACCGCATTCCGGCGGACAAATGGCCCACCGCCCTCAACACCCGCCTTCCCCATACCATCCGGGTCATGCACGCGGAATACGCAGCCCCCGGCTTCCATGCCAGGTTCAGCGCCGCCGGAAAAACCTACCGCTACTGCATCTCCCGCGCGCGCATCCTCAGCCCGTTTGACGCGGGGCTGGCCTGGCACCGTCCGCTGGCCTGGAGCGTGGAAACCCTGGAACAAGCCGTGCTCCTTTTTACGGGAACGCATGACTTCAGGGCCTTCGCGGCCCTTCGCGGCAATGAACCGCGCCCCATCCCGGAAGACCACTTCCGCCGCACGATCACGCAGGCGCAAGTGGAGCAAAAAGGAGACCACGTCTTCATCACCTTCACCGGAACGGGCTTCCTCTACAAGATGGTGCGCCTCATGGCAGGCGCCGCCCATGAAGCGGCCAGGGGGAAAATCACGCTGGACGAGCTGGCGCGCCTCATCAACTCTCCGCGCCCGCAGGATAAAAGCCCGTTCTGCGCTCCGCCGGACGGCCTCACGCTGATGCGGGTCCACTACCCGGCGGAACCCCAGGAAAACCGGCCTGAATAA
- the nadD gene encoding nicotinate (nicotinamide) nucleotide adenylyltransferase, protein MKLCIFGGSFDPVHEGHVRVAAHARDYCGLDRVLFMPCSLSPLKEQAPAVTDDQRCRMIELALRGLDWAVLDRTDLTLPPPSWSWRVAECAAERYPGAELFWLMGKDQWDSLEQWGRWEHLAGLVTFIVYHRGGGPLPREGVRAVFIEGDEPSSSTRVRHDLRAGVCPVPHLNPEVEALIRREGLYGVKRR, encoded by the coding sequence GTGAAATTGTGCATTTTCGGCGGTTCGTTTGATCCCGTGCATGAGGGGCATGTTCGCGTGGCCGCCCATGCCCGTGACTATTGCGGGCTGGACCGCGTTCTGTTCATGCCGTGTTCCCTGTCTCCGTTGAAGGAGCAGGCTCCCGCCGTAACGGATGACCAGCGCTGCCGGATGATTGAGCTGGCGCTCCGGGGGCTGGACTGGGCTGTGCTGGACCGTACGGATTTGACTCTTCCCCCTCCCTCATGGTCGTGGAGGGTGGCTGAGTGCGCCGCGGAGCGTTATCCCGGAGCGGAGCTTTTCTGGCTTATGGGAAAGGACCAGTGGGATTCCCTGGAACAGTGGGGCCGCTGGGAGCATCTGGCCGGACTGGTAACGTTTATTGTGTACCACCGCGGCGGCGGGCCTCTCCCCAGGGAGGGGGTGCGCGCCGTTTTTATTGAGGGGGATGAACCCTCCTCCTCCACCCGCGTGCGGCATGACCTGCGCGCGGGCGTATGTCCGGTGCCTCATTTGAATCCGGAGGTGGAGGCGCTGATCCGGCGGGAGGGCCTGTACGGCGTGAAACGGAGATAG
- a CDS encoding M23 family metallopeptidase — MSYFRFLLLALVLLTGSAFISESAPVYMARRDSKFALVPLCDGFDFPVGKPDGNGYYRSRGLRVKSPRHMGEDWNGNSGGNSDLGDPVYSVGHGVVTYAADARGAWGKVVIVRHAFREPKSGKVLCCQTLYAHLNDINVVLGQLVLRGTQVGTIGTNRGMYPAHLHIELHYNPDVNCGQQGIPKTERNYGRLTDFITRFRRLPLEKRMVRVPIGGFLPYKGTEGL, encoded by the coding sequence ATGTCCTATTTCCGTTTTTTACTGCTGGCGCTGGTTCTTCTGACCGGGTCCGCATTTATCAGCGAGAGCGCTCCCGTCTACATGGCCCGGCGGGACAGCAAGTTCGCGCTCGTCCCCCTTTGCGACGGTTTTGATTTTCCGGTAGGCAAGCCTGACGGCAACGGCTATTACCGGTCCCGCGGCCTGCGCGTGAAAAGCCCCCGCCACATGGGCGAGGACTGGAACGGCAACAGCGGGGGCAATTCCGATCTGGGCGATCCCGTTTATTCCGTTGGCCACGGTGTGGTGACTTACGCGGCGGACGCCCGCGGCGCATGGGGGAAGGTGGTGATCGTCCGCCATGCCTTCCGGGAGCCCAAGTCCGGAAAGGTGCTCTGCTGCCAGACGCTTTACGCCCATTTGAACGATATTAACGTAGTGCTGGGCCAGCTGGTGCTGCGCGGCACGCAGGTGGGCACCATCGGCACGAACCGCGGGATGTATCCGGCCCACCTTCACATTGAATTGCATTACAATCCGGACGTGAACTGCGGCCAGCAGGGGATTCCCAAGACGGAGCGCAATTACGGGCGGCTGACGGATTTTATCACCCGTTTCCGCCGCCTGCCTCTGGAAAAGAGGATGGTGCGCGTGCCTATCGGCGGGTTCCTGCCTTACAAGGGCACGGAAGGTCTTTGA
- a CDS encoding alpha-L-fucosidase, protein MNKLTSLFLGTILSSSMLPGWAADPPKPYGAVPTPAQVNWQRMEFYGFIHFGLNTFTGREWGYGDENPKIFNPTDFNASDIVSTFKKGGMKGMIYTAKHHDGFCAWPTKSTDHNITKSPWKNGKGDVVKEFAQACKKNGIKFGTYLSPWDRNNADYGKEGYLDVYYKQIRELLTNYGPVFEIWFDGANGGDGYYGGAREKRNIGDAEKYYNFEKIVEMIRKIQPNCIIWGAGHYGDARWGGSEKGHVNYPHWSTVGLNGGGGGTGRRGGERWVPAEGDTTINHSGWFWHQGQASRVKSPEELMQVWFDSVGRGANLILNVAADKTGKLDPADVKSLMEFKELRDKLYARDYALGATVTASQTRGNDKKFAPSNMTDGNMETYWAVEDDNLTPTAFITLPKPATFDVIRLREQIRLGQRVDSFNIDAFINGKWVCIDNEGKTIGNQVMRRLNRPITTQKLRLRITGSQATPCISEFSLFRQPAGAVRPSIFRRGDNLIILADGKNKILYTTDGSEPKAGSPVYSQGAKFEESGTVKARCQFSNGKLGPVSQAKFGISKTGWKVKNATSGNAAAAIDDNPETSWFAKAETPQSFVVDMGRPYQVSSFSYLPRQDGKTSGMTDKYQFEVSPDGKTWTKAAEGEFSNLRANPIEQSVNLKNVNEPVRYFRFTGTNSLDGNSASAAEINVFGAPAGK, encoded by the coding sequence ATGAACAAGCTTACCTCCCTCTTCCTTGGAACAATTCTCTCCTCTTCCATGCTGCCCGGATGGGCCGCGGACCCTCCCAAGCCCTACGGAGCGGTGCCCACTCCCGCACAGGTCAACTGGCAGCGCATGGAATTCTACGGCTTCATCCACTTTGGCCTGAACACCTTCACGGGCAGGGAATGGGGATATGGGGACGAAAATCCGAAAATCTTCAACCCGACGGACTTCAATGCCTCCGACATCGTCTCCACCTTCAAGAAAGGCGGCATGAAGGGGATGATTTATACGGCCAAGCACCATGACGGCTTCTGCGCATGGCCCACCAAGTCCACGGACCACAACATCACCAAGAGCCCGTGGAAAAACGGCAAGGGGGACGTGGTCAAGGAATTCGCCCAGGCCTGCAAGAAGAACGGCATCAAATTCGGCACTTACCTCAGCCCGTGGGACCGCAACAATGCGGACTACGGCAAGGAAGGCTACCTGGACGTTTACTACAAGCAGATCCGCGAACTGCTGACCAATTACGGCCCCGTCTTTGAAATCTGGTTTGACGGAGCCAACGGGGGGGACGGCTACTATGGCGGAGCCAGGGAAAAGCGCAACATCGGCGATGCGGAAAAGTACTACAACTTTGAAAAAATCGTGGAAATGATCCGCAAAATCCAGCCCAATTGCATCATCTGGGGCGCGGGCCACTACGGCGACGCCCGCTGGGGGGGATCTGAAAAAGGCCACGTCAACTATCCCCACTGGAGCACGGTGGGACTGAACGGCGGAGGCGGAGGCACCGGCAGGCGCGGCGGAGAACGCTGGGTGCCGGCGGAAGGGGATACCACCATCAACCATTCCGGCTGGTTCTGGCACCAGGGACAGGCGTCCCGCGTCAAATCCCCGGAAGAGCTCATGCAGGTGTGGTTTGACTCCGTAGGCCGCGGAGCCAACCTCATCCTGAACGTGGCGGCGGACAAGACCGGCAAGCTGGACCCCGCGGACGTCAAATCCCTGATGGAATTCAAGGAACTGCGCGACAAGCTGTATGCCAGGGACTACGCCCTGGGCGCCACTGTCACGGCCAGCCAGACGCGCGGCAATGACAAGAAATTCGCCCCCTCCAACATGACGGACGGCAACATGGAGACCTACTGGGCCGTGGAGGACGACAACCTGACGCCCACCGCCTTCATTACCCTGCCCAAGCCCGCCACCTTTGACGTTATCCGCCTCCGCGAACAAATCCGCCTGGGCCAGCGTGTAGACTCCTTCAACATTGACGCCTTCATCAACGGCAAATGGGTCTGCATCGACAATGAAGGGAAAACCATCGGCAACCAGGTCATGCGCCGCTTGAACCGCCCCATCACCACCCAGAAGCTGCGCCTGCGCATCACGGGAAGCCAGGCGACGCCCTGCATCTCTGAATTCTCCCTCTTCCGCCAGCCGGCAGGCGCGGTGCGGCCCTCCATCTTCCGCCGCGGAGACAACCTCATCATCCTGGCGGACGGCAAGAACAAGATCCTGTACACGACGGACGGCAGCGAACCCAAGGCAGGTTCCCCCGTCTACAGCCAGGGCGCCAAATTCGAGGAAAGCGGCACCGTCAAGGCACGCTGCCAATTCTCCAACGGCAAGCTGGGTCCCGTCAGCCAGGCCAAGTTCGGCATCAGCAAAACCGGTTGGAAGGTGAAAAACGCCACCTCCGGCAACGCCGCGGCGGCCATTGACGACAACCCGGAAACCTCCTGGTTCGCCAAAGCGGAAACGCCTCAATCCTTTGTTGTGGACATGGGCAGGCCCTACCAGGTCTCCAGCTTCTCCTACCTGCCCAGGCAGGACGGAAAAACGTCCGGAATGACGGACAAGTACCAGTTTGAAGTGAGCCCGGACGGAAAAACCTGGACAAAGGCGGCGGAAGGGGAATTCTCCAACCTCCGCGCCAATCCCATTGAACAATCCGTCAACCTCAAGAACGTCAACGAACCCGTGCGCTATTTCCGCTTCACCGGCACCAATTCTCTGGACGGCAACAGCGCTTCCGCCGCGGAAATCAACGTCTTCGGCGCTCCGGCAGGCAAATAA